The Vidua macroura isolate BioBank_ID:100142 chromosome 11, ASM2450914v1, whole genome shotgun sequence genome includes a region encoding these proteins:
- the IRX5 gene encoding iroquois-class homeodomain protein IRX-5 translates to MSYPQGYLYQPSASLALYSCPAYSTSVISGPRTDELGRSSSGSAFSPYAGSTAFTAPSPGYNSHLQYGTDPAAAAAAAFTSYVGSPYDHTPGMAGSLGYHPYAAPLGSYPYGDPAYRKNATRDATATLKAWLNEHRKNPYPTKGEKIMLAIITKMTLTQVSTWFANARRRLKKENKMTWTPRNRSEDEEEEENIDLEKNDEDEPQKLEEKGDPGTPDTGAADPKAAPGCERLQESPGPREAESGLSDSDCKELAEERLDGPPVPHKAPGSSPLGPCPAGRGPPPAGGEEPPPYRPPSAAAGPPHAADLHPLLPAATGASVIHSPQQAALAKPKLWSLAEIATSADKAKEAGGEAAPPGPAVLGGSGPSRSPPRPRSPAAQCPFPNGAVLPRPLYYTAPFYPGYTNYGSFGALHGHPAGGPAAAAPGAHFNGLNQTVLSRAESLAKDTKMIRSQSQVDLCKDSPYELKKGMSNI, encoded by the exons ATGTCGTATCCTCAGGGTTACTTGTACCAGCCGTCAGCGTCCTTGGCTCTCTATTCCTGCCCGGCGTACAGCACCAGCGTGATCTCCGGACCCAGGACCGATGAACTTGGGAGATCTTCTTCGGGCTCCGCTTTTTCCCCTTATGCCGGATCTACCGCCTTTACCGCCCCTTCTCCGGGTTACAACTCGCACCTCCAGTACGGCACCGacccggccgccgccgccgccgccgccttcACTTCCTACGTG gGCTCGCCCTACGACCACACGCCGGGCATGGCCGGTTCCCTGGGGTACCACCCGTACGCGGCGCCGCTCGGCTCCTACCCCTACGGGGACCCCGCGTACCGCAAGAACGCGACGCGGGACGCCACGGCCACCCTCAAGGCCTGGCTCAACGAGCACCGGAAAAACCCCTACCCCACCAAGGGCGAGAAGATCATGCTGGCCATCATCACCAAAATGACCCTCACCCAGGTCTCCACCTGGTTCGCCAACGCGCGGCGGCGGCTAAAGAAGGAGAACAAAATGACCTGGACCCCAAGAAACCGCAGCGAGGAcgaagaggaagaggaaaacatcGACCTGGAGAAAAACGACGAGGACGAGCCCCAGAAACTGGAGGAGAAGGGGGACCCCGGGACTCCGGACACAG GAGCGGCGGATCCCAAGGCAGCGCCGGGCTGCGAGCGCCTCCAGGAGTCCCCCGGCCCCCGGGAGGCCGAGAGCGGCCTTAGCGACTCGGATTGCAAAGAGCTAGCAGAGGAGCGGCTCGACGGGCCGCCCGTCCCCCACAAGGCGCCCGGCTCTTCCCCGCTGGGACCGTGTCCGGCGGGCCGCGGGCCGCCGCCTGCGGGCGGCGAGGAGCCCCCGCCGTACCGCCcgccctccgccgccgccgggccgcCGCACGCCGCCGACCTGCACCCGCTGCTGCCCGCCGCCACCGGCGCCTCTGTCATCCATTCGCCGCAGCAGGCGGCCCTCGCCAAGCCCAAGCTCTGGTCGCTGGCCGAGATCGCCACCTCGGCGGACAAGGCTAAGGAGGCCGGCGGCGAGGCAGcaccccccggccccgccgtgcTGGGCGGCAGCGGCCCGTCCCGCTCGCCACCGCGGCCGCGCTCGCCGGCCGCGCAGTGCCCCTTCCCCAACGGGGCGGTCCTGCCCCGGCCGCTCTACTACACGGCGCCCTTCTACCCCGGCTACACGAACTACGGCTCCTTCGGGGCCCTGCACGGGCACCCCgccggcggccccgccgccgccgcccccggcgcCCACTTCAATGGATTAAATCAGACTGTCCTCAGCAGAGCCGAGAGCCTGGCTAAAGACACTAAAATGATCAGGAGCCAGTCCCAAGTAGACCTTTGCAAAGACTCACCTTACGAACTGAAGAAAGGTATGTCCAACATTTAA